The genomic window CGGATGGATGTGGACGGCCCGGTACTCGATGCCCTCGTCGCGGAGCTGGCGCTCGGTGGCGCCGGTTCCGCCCGCGACCATGTCGAAGACCTTCACGATCGACGTGCCCTGCGTCGAGCGGTACTCGGTGTCGCGCCCGCAGATGTTCTCGGCGGCCACGCGCGCCTCGCGGTTCGCGGGCCCCGCGAGCGGCGTGATCCACGAACCGGGCAGCACGGTGTGCGGAGTCTCCACCGCGTCGCCCGCCGCCCAGATCGACGGATCCGACGTGCGCATGTGCGTGTCGACGCGGATGCCTCCGCGCGGGCCGAGCTCGAGGCCGGCCGCCGTCGCCAGTCCCACGTTCGGACGCACGCCCGCGGACAGGATGACGAGGTCGGCGTCGACGAACACGTTGCTCTGCAACTCGACGGTGAGGCCGCCACCCGGTCGCTGCGAGAACGCGGCGGCCGCCGTGGAGAGGTGCAGGTGGACCCCGCGACTGCGCAGGTGCTGCTCGACCGGGACCGACACCTCCTTGTCGAGCGGCGGGAGGATCTGGTCGGCCATCTCGACGACGGTGACGGACGCACCGCGGTGCTGCAGGTTCTCGGCCATCTCCACGCCGATGTACCCGGCGCCGATGACGACCGCCCGCACGGGCGTGCCGGTGCGGGCGGGGCCGGATGCCGCGGCATCGAGCGCGGCGTCCAGTTGCGCCTTGATCGCATCCATGTCGGCGATGTTGCGCAGCACGTGCACGCCCGGCAGGTCGATGCCCGGAAGGGGCGGACGGATCGGATCGGCGCCCGGACACAGCGCGAGCCGGTCGTACGACTCGACGTACTCGCGACCGCTGGCGAGCTCGCGCACCGTGACGGACTTCGCGCCGCGGTCGAGCGCGATCACCTCCGACCCGACCCTGACGTCGATGTCGAGCGTCTCGCGCAGGCTCTCGGGCGTCTGCAGGAGCAGGCGACTGCGATCGGAGATCACTTCGCCGATGTGGTACGGCAGGCCGCAGTTCGCGAACGAGACGTGGCCGCCCTTCTCGAGGACGACGATCTCAGCCGACTCGTCGAGGCGGCGCGCCCGCGCGGCGACCGACGCCCCTCCGGCGACCCCTCCGACGACGACGATCTTCATGCTGGCATCCCTCCATGCGCGGGGCCGGGCGGGCGCGGTCGGCCGCCGATCGGCTCGGCGGCGTCCACGCTAGACCGGGACGAGCCTGCGCCCGCGGGCCATCGGTCCCGCGATCGTGGCGGCGCCCCGGTGTCCGCGCGGCGAGGTACCCTCCCATGGGCGTCGCGAGGCCTCGGGCCCGATGGTCCTCGGTCGCCGGGCACCGCGCGCTCACGCCAGCGACAGCACGAACGAGAGCACGAAGCCGGCCGCCGTGCTGAGCGCGACCGCGGGCCCGCCGTGCTCGAACGCCTCGGGCATGAGCGTGTCGGCGAGTGAGGCGATCACGGCGCCGGCGGCGAACGCCAGCGGGAGCGAGATCGTCTCGGGATCGGTGTTCGCGAGCGGGCCGGCACCGAGCGGCACCGCCACGGCGGTGATGGCCGCGGCGAGCGCCCACATCCCGATGATCGATCCCGAGGAGCGTCCCTGCGCCTTCATCGACGCGGCGCCGACCAGCGCCTCTGGGAGGTTCGAGACGAAGATCGCGGCGAGCAGCGCGAGGCCGCCGGCGGTCTCGCCGAGCGAGACGCCGAGCGCGAGGTTCTCGGGCGCGCCGTCGAGCGAGA from Agromyces aurantiacus includes these protein-coding regions:
- a CDS encoding ZIP family metal transporter, with the protein product MWAALLFGIIASGSLVIGALIGVRWQLPKRLLAIMLSFAAGALITALTFELFQDAYERGGIVRAAGGLLVGALVFTVLSALLDRWAQAGSRPKPSDEVPGSVKLDTDAAAAERPPTSASTRGTAGLALLAAVSLDGAPENLALGVSLGETAGGLALLAAIFVSNLPEALVGAASMKAQGRSSGSIIGMWALAAAITAVAVPLGAGPLANTDPETISLPLAFAAGAVIASLADTLMPEAFEHGGPAVALSTAAGFVLSFVLSLA